The following are from one region of the Bradyrhizobium septentrionale genome:
- a CDS encoding primary-amine oxidase, translating into MDTVTASSSCTCVPDTPNTDAVKHPLDPLTAAEIGAVIRIIRNDLQYGADFLFETIELLEPEKSLVRLYKPGDAIKRAARVNLFKVREDGIWRLTVSLAEEKVLTSKYVRTAKPMIQLEQFTAIEDAVRAAPEFIAACKKRDIEDMSLVCIDPWSAGNFDIPGEDGRYLAHVFAWLRLRENDNLYAHPIGGLNAVVDIKTYEIIRVDDHEIIPIPKAEVNYEAEFIKGPRAPYKPLDIVQPEGVSFRLDGRRLEWDRWSVLVGFNSREGLTLHDISYDGRPIAHRASLVEMVVPYGTTDKGHFRKNVFDIGEYGIGKLANSLKLGCDCLGVIAYLDAHLATMDGNVVTIENAICIHEEDAGLLWKHWDFRSNNVESRRARRLVISCIATVANYEYGLFWYFHTDGSIQFELKATGIINTAACHPGQPGKYGKEVAPGVVGHIHQHIFCARLDMNVDGDNNSVVELNTQADPWGPDNVYGNGFYEEETVLKTELGGCRQASLATHRAWKVINPGRKNWVGTPTGYKLEASHPVTPFIHPESPSGRRSTFIKNQLWVTAFDPEERYPAGEHMNHSDGTGGVSDFVRNNRNIENTDIVLWHVFGLHHQVRPEDFPVQPCIFTGFKLMPSGFFDRNPGIDLAPDSSAASCHAQAGE; encoded by the coding sequence CTCTTCGAGACGATCGAGCTTCTCGAGCCTGAGAAATCACTCGTACGTCTGTACAAGCCGGGAGATGCCATAAAAAGGGCGGCGCGGGTCAATCTGTTCAAGGTCAGGGAGGATGGCATCTGGCGCCTGACGGTTTCTCTTGCGGAAGAGAAAGTCCTCACGTCGAAATACGTGCGAACCGCCAAGCCGATGATCCAGCTCGAGCAGTTCACGGCCATCGAAGACGCCGTTCGTGCAGCTCCCGAATTCATTGCGGCCTGCAAGAAGCGCGACATCGAGGACATGTCGCTTGTCTGTATCGATCCGTGGTCGGCGGGCAATTTCGACATTCCGGGTGAGGATGGCCGATATCTCGCGCACGTCTTCGCCTGGCTGCGTCTGCGGGAGAACGACAATCTCTATGCGCACCCGATCGGCGGCCTGAACGCCGTGGTCGACATCAAGACCTACGAGATCATCCGCGTCGACGACCATGAGATCATCCCGATTCCCAAGGCGGAGGTGAACTACGAGGCGGAGTTCATCAAGGGTCCACGAGCGCCCTACAAGCCCCTCGACATCGTTCAGCCTGAAGGTGTCTCGTTCAGGCTCGATGGCCGCCGCCTGGAGTGGGATCGCTGGTCTGTGCTCGTCGGCTTCAATTCGCGCGAAGGTCTGACCCTACATGACATCAGCTACGACGGGCGGCCGATCGCGCATCGCGCGTCGCTGGTGGAAATGGTCGTGCCGTACGGCACCACAGACAAGGGGCACTTCCGGAAGAATGTCTTCGACATCGGTGAGTACGGCATCGGCAAGCTCGCCAATTCGCTGAAGCTCGGCTGCGATTGCCTCGGTGTCATCGCCTATCTCGACGCACATCTCGCGACGATGGACGGCAACGTGGTCACCATCGAAAACGCCATCTGCATCCATGAGGAGGATGCCGGCCTGCTGTGGAAGCATTGGGACTTCCGCTCCAACAATGTCGAGTCGCGGCGTGCCCGCAGGCTGGTCATCTCCTGCATAGCGACGGTCGCCAACTACGAATATGGCCTGTTCTGGTACTTCCACACGGACGGCTCGATCCAGTTCGAGCTCAAGGCTACCGGCATCATCAACACCGCCGCGTGCCATCCGGGCCAGCCCGGCAAATACGGCAAGGAAGTCGCGCCCGGCGTCGTGGGCCACATTCACCAGCATATCTTCTGCGCGCGGCTGGACATGAACGTCGATGGCGACAACAACAGTGTCGTCGAGCTCAACACCCAGGCCGATCCCTGGGGACCCGACAATGTCTATGGCAACGGCTTCTACGAAGAGGAAACGGTTCTGAAGACCGAGTTGGGCGGTTGCCGCCAGGCTAGCCTTGCGACGCATCGAGCCTGGAAGGTCATCAATCCCGGCCGCAAGAACTGGGTCGGCACGCCGACGGGCTACAAGCTCGAGGCAAGTCATCCGGTGACGCCGTTCATCCATCCCGAGTCGCCGTCGGGCAGGCGGTCGACCTTCATCAAGAACCAGCTCTGGGTCACCGCCTTCGATCCCGAAGAGCGCTATCCGGCTGGCGAACACATGAACCACTCGGATGGAACGGGAGGTGTTTCCGATTTCGTCAGGAACAACCGGAACATCGAGAACACCGACATCGTGCTCTGGCACGTCTTCGGACTTCACCATCAGGTCCGTCCTGAGGACTTTCCGGTTCAGCCCTGCATCTTCACCGGTTTCAAGCTGATGCCGAGCGGCTTTTTCGACCGCAATCCCGGCATCGACCTCGCGCCGGACAGCAGCGCCGCAAGCTGTCATGCGCAGGCCGGCGAATAG